The following proteins are co-located in the Betta splendens chromosome 9, fBetSpl5.4, whole genome shotgun sequence genome:
- the LOC114862949 gene encoding leptin-B-like yields the protein MRLLLALLYVCSGLPTKGDSMGQNMGNIVSIAQTTLVHIKELRTQLPAAPHVDAATPPLEGLAGIIQHLGALDDELQSAPTGLLGQIQADVSSLHGRLRSLAQSRGCAVWDGAAGAPGDGRFPESRLYLTLAKVQRYLDEVLHNMNKVKVC from the exons aTGCGCCTCCTCCTGGCCCTCCTCTACGTCTGCTCAGGTCTCCCTACCAAGGGAGACTCCATGGGACAGAACATGGGCAACATCGTAAGCATCGCTCAGACGACCCTGGTCCACATCAAGGAACTCAGGACTCAG TTACCAGCGGCTCCACACGTAGACGCGGCCACTCCTCCCCTTGAGGGACTCGCCGGCATCATCCAGCACCTCGGCGCCCTGGACGACGAGCTGCAGAGCGCCCCGACCGGGCTCCTGGGCCAGATCCAGGCCGACGTGTCCAGCCTGCACGGGAGGCTGCGCTCGCTCGCCCAATCCAGGGGCTGCGCCGTGTGGGACGGGGCCGCGGGAGCGCCGGGAGACGGCCGGTTCCCGGAGAGTCGCCTGTACCTGACGCTGGCCAAGGTGCAGCGCTACCTGGATGAGGTCCTCCACAACATGAACAAAGTCAAAGTGTGCTGA
- the LOC114862948 gene encoding uncharacterized protein LOC114862948 produces MGNVQPSRTDASASEGVSGVKFTVNHISGSITYYEGALPAASLPSDSPASPPASRPLLVFFPWLGARPRGLARYRDLYLARGMDVLLVQSAAAHFLWPRWGRDYGAEILKVLEGPRFAERRVLVHATSIGGFTFSQTLAHVARGPAKHKGLAQRVIGHIYDSLVVGSLEHMAIGLGRTLMPRFQGLVKNLALLYFWLFKSHTADLYNDSIQVFHNSPVTAPALFFFCENDAMCDPGALEALMDGWRGRGIDVHSRKWKESVHAAHMRCHSEDYHSSLERFLEPLTSSF; encoded by the exons ATGGGAAACGTGCAGCCTTCCAG AACTGATGCAAGCGCGTCTGAAGGCGTCAGTGGAGTGAAGTTCACAGTGAATCACATCAGCGGGAGCATAACTTATTATGAGGGTGCGCTCCCCGCAGCGTCGCTCCCCAGCGACTCCCCGGCCtctccccccgcctcccgccCCCTCCTCGTGTTCTTCCCCTGGCTCGGGGCCCGGCCCCGGGGCCTGGCCAGGTACCGGGACCTGTACCTGGCTCGAGGCATGGACGTCCTCCTGGTCCAAAGCGCGGCCGCGCACTTCCTGTGGCCTCGGTGGGGGCGCGACTACGGCGCGGAGATCTTGAAGGTTCTGGAGGGGCCCCGGTTCGCAGAGAGGCGGGTTCTGGTCCACGCCACGTCTATCGGCGGCTTCACTTTCAGCCAGACGCTCGCCCACGTGGCCCGGGGACCGGCGAAGCACAAGGGCCTGGCTCAGAGGGTGATAGGACACATCTACGACAGCCTGGTGGTTGGCTCCCTGGAGCACATGGCCATAG GTCTTGGGAGGACTCTGATGCCTCGTTTCCAGGGCCTGGTCAAAAACCTGGCCCTGCTTTACTTCTGGCTCTTCAAAAGCCACACGGCAGACTTGTACAACGACAGCATCCAGGTTTTCCACAACAGCCCGGTCACGGCACCGGCCCTGTTCTTCTTCTGCGAGAACGACGCCATGTGCGACCCGGGCGCCCTGGAGGCGCTGATGGACggctggagggggaggggcatCGACGTGCacagcaggaagtggaaggaGTCGGTGCACGCGGCCCACATGCGCTGCCACTCAGAGGATTATCACTCGTCACTGGAGAGGTTCTTAGAGCCACTGACCAGTTCCTTCTGA